The window AGTGTTTGCATGGAAATTGGCGGCTCGGGCAGCTGCAGCGAAAAACAGGCTCACCATTTATAAAATCGGCCGATGTGAAATACGGATTCTTGCCGCTGCCTTTGCATTCCCCAAAAACAAGAGTGCCGTCACTGCTAATATGCAGATTTTGGAGCTGATTTTTCCTTACCAGTCCCCAGCCATTCTTTACCGCGGCAGCATTTGGTGCAAATGAATCAACATACGCTTCCGTTAGTGCTTGCATTTCCCCACCTCTTAAAAATCAGATTCAGTCTGAAATTTCAGACATAATTATTTTACCATCATATAACCTCAGGTGGAGGAGAAATATTGCAAAATGTAGAAGGGATTAAAGGCTGGTCAGATTGATAGAATAGTAAACGTGTGTAACATGACCTTGGCACGGGTAAACGTTTAGGAAGACTAGAAAGGGAGGAAATTTTCAATGAGTTCAAAATTAGTTAAATTCCTTTTGGGAGGAACCCTCATATCAGCGTTGTTTAGTTTCGTGATTCTGGTCATGACAGTGGTCCATCATTTTAAAATTAAAAATCTTGTCAAGGCGACAGCGCATACTGAATAATAGAACTGCTATTCTAATAACTGTAGAATAAGAGGAAAATAGAAAGGCAGGAAGTGCCAGTGGCAAAGATTAAGGTCGGCATCATTGGAGTGGGCGGGATTGGTGAGCGTGTACTCACTCAATTCCAAGCCCATCCTGAAATCGAGGTAAGAGGCATTTTTGACACGAACAATAGCAGGCTTCAAGAAATTTCTGCAGGCTTTTCAATCACTGCAGCCGGGCATTACAGGGAACTGCTTGACGATCCGGCCATCAATTTAATTTATATAGCAGTTCCACCGAAATTTCACAACCAATTTGTACTCGAGGCCCTCGAGTATGGAAAAAATGTCCTATGTGAAAAACCGCTTGCAAGCACGGTTGCTGAGGCAGCTGAAATGCTTCATGCCGCTGAAGCAAAAGGCCTGCTGCACGCTGTCAACTTTCCTTCCGTTTTCGCTCCCGGCTTTATTGAACTGGAAAGACTGGTCAACCAGGGTTTCCTAGGTGCGCTGCGCCGAATTGAACTTCACTGCCATTTTCAGGAATGGCCAAGATACTGGCAAAAAAACAGCTGGATTTCGTCCCGTGAACAAGGTGGGTTTGTCAGGGAAGTGTTTCCCCATTTTATCCAGATGATTCAGCAGCTGTTCGGAGATATATGTGACGTTACAGCCTCACTCGAACTCCCGAAAGACCCGGATTTGTGCGAAACTGGCATTATAGCCAGCGGACGCATGGCGAACGGAATTCCTATTCTGCTAAATGGCCTCACCGGTATCGGGATGAAAGAGAAACTTCGTTTTGATCTGTACGGCTCAGAAGGCACCCTTTCTCTATTGAATTGGTCAGAACTATGGGCTTCAAGAATAAATGAACCTCAAACAAAACTCGAAGTGGCAGGCTCAGGCCATTATTCCGCTTTTATGGACGAGCTTGTTCAAGCATTTGATGCAAAATCCTCCAGGCTTGTTACATTCAAGCAGGGCTATGAAGTCCAAAAAGTGCTTGATACACTGTTAAATAAAAGTTGAAGAACAAGAGAGGCTGTCCCAAAAAAGTCGTTATTCAACGACCTTTTGGACAGCCTCATAATTTATTCTAAGGTATCGAATTGGATGTACTCTAACACATTCCCAAAGGGGTCTCTAAAGCTAATATACCTTCCAGGGGGACAATCTGCAGGCGTATCTACTACGAGTTCTACTTCTTTTTCTTTTAAAAGTTTAAGAGTTTCTTCTATATCTTCCGTCCTTAATGCTAACACTACTCCAGATACATTAGTATCGCGAGTATATGCAGCACCTTCACTTTCCTCGAGGACAATTGGGATTTCCTCGTGCATAAGTGTCACAATCTTTGAACCGTAATGCTTGTTCAATTGGAACCCCAGCGTATTTGAATAAAAATCAACTGCCTTGTTCAAATCCGGCACATAAATGCCTATAACACAAACTTGGCTGCCCATTTTTCCATCTCCCTATTTATGGTATTTCTACTATTTCTATAATGGCTAAACAGTTTCCTCTTTCCTCCGAAAATTTTTTATATACTAAAAAATGCTTAGGAAATTGCCCTAAGCATTTTCAAATTAATTAAATTAGAAGGACTTCCTCTTTTAAGGCATCAGCTTAATCCCGCCCTATCTTTTCCTCACATTAGTGATAATAAACCCACTTTCCGGCCGTGACGGCATGCGCACAAGGCTGTAGCTCAAATCTTGTTCTTCGGGGACTTCGTACTGGATTTCATTAACTAGAAAATCGACAGCCACTTTCATAACTTCCACCGTCACACCCTCACCTGGACAGCGGTGGCCTCGGGCAGGATCCCCTCCACCTTGCGGAATAAACGAATAGAGATTTCCATCCCAGTCCCGGAATCGCTCAGGAAGGAAGTCTTTTGGGAATTCCCAAAGCCGGTAGTCATGATTCGTTCCATAAATATCAAGAAGAACAAGCTGCCCTTCGGTAAAATGATAATTTTTCCAGGTAAAATCTTTTCGAGCCCTTGCACCAAGGAATGGCCCAAACGGGTAGAAGCGTCGTACTTCCTGAACAAACCATTCCCGATATTGTTCACCATGGGCAGCCAGTTTATTTCTGCACTCCGGATGGTCGTGGATCGCAAGTGCACTGTAGGCAATAAAGGTTGAAATTGCAACGATTGGTCTAAGGATATTAATTAATTCGATAGCAGCCATTTTTGCATCAAGAGATTCTCCATCAGGGTCAAGATAGGCTGCCCATTCAGACAGAGCTGAGCCCTCTCGTGCCATCAGTTCTCCGTTTCGGACTTTCTCGATGACCTCGGTAATCCATACCTCACTGCGTTCCCTGGCCCTTCTGCCTTTCCAATGCCTTGGACCGACTGCACCAAATGCATCAACCATGGCATTAAAGTCATTTGCCCGCTCCCTCGCTTCTTCATCCTTTAACGGAACCCCCGCCCATTCACAAGCAACCCTGCAAAGAACTTCTGCGGATTCATCAAAAAGAATGACCCGCTCCATCCTCTCCCAACTTTCCGAGGCTTCTTTAAATCGTTTCCGGGCAAGCTGCCCAAGTTCCATGACGCCTACAGGAGACAAAAGTGACATGAATAACCGTTTTCTGCTTTGATGGACTGCACCGTCCTTCGTTTGGATTGCATTCACACCAAACAACGACTTCTGAATTCTCTTCGGTGCTGCTCCGTTTCTCTGAAAAAGTTCAGGATCATAAAAAACTTTCACTGCCTCTTCACCTGTTATGCAGACCGCCTTTTGGCCAAGAATGCGCGCCTCGAACAAATCGGCTCCATATTGCTTCACGCGGTTTTGGATAAATTCATATCCTTCCTGCATCAAAGCGAGACTGTTATCGATACTTCTGTCTTTTGGGACTTCACTCACGTACATTCACTCCTTTTAAGGAAAAACGAAATGTTTTTGCGTGTTCTCCATGACTACATAATTTCCATGACGGAACTGGTTTAAACCGAAGGCGATTTTCTGTTGCCATGATTTATTTACGTGCCCCCGATTAAGTATTCAAGCAAGGAGTTAGGAAGCCCGTTTTTGCTGCTTGCCTTCGCAACAATTTACACCTTAGCGCGCCTTTTCGTGGCAAACTTAACACCTCCTCTTTATGGTAAGTCACGCACGAAAAAAGACAGGGATGCTTCCCTGCCTCAAAGCACATTTTCTATGAATGCTAGCAAACTATTACCACTGCGGAAATCCACCCGAACCGATATATCGCTGCATGATGATTTTGCGGTGATGAAGCTCATGTCCTGCAATAATTGAAACGAGAGCGCGTGCGGAAACTTTACTGCCGTTGGCCACTCCTTCACGTGTCCATACAGACGAATCCATCATGTTAACCAATGAAAGAGTTGCTGCCCTTACTGCCAAAAAATTGTCCAGCAGCTTAGAAAAAGGAATTTTGTCAAATCCGCCCTGCCTTACGTACTCATTTTCGTCGAAACCAGGCAAATCAACCATATCTCCTCGGGCAATGACCAGCAGCCGGTATGCCATAATCCGTTCAGTATCGGTAATGTGTCCGAGTACTTCCTTAATGCT is drawn from Bacillus sp. FJAT-18017 and contains these coding sequences:
- a CDS encoding Gfo/Idh/MocA family protein — its product is MAKIKVGIIGVGGIGERVLTQFQAHPEIEVRGIFDTNNSRLQEISAGFSITAAGHYRELLDDPAINLIYIAVPPKFHNQFVLEALEYGKNVLCEKPLASTVAEAAEMLHAAEAKGLLHAVNFPSVFAPGFIELERLVNQGFLGALRRIELHCHFQEWPRYWQKNSWISSREQGGFVREVFPHFIQMIQQLFGDICDVTASLELPKDPDLCETGIIASGRMANGIPILLNGLTGIGMKEKLRFDLYGSEGTLSLLNWSELWASRINEPQTKLEVAGSGHYSAFMDELVQAFDAKSSRLVTFKQGYEVQKVLDTLLNKS
- a CDS encoding cytochrome P450, whose translation is MQEGYEFIQNRVKQYGADLFEARILGQKAVCITGEEAVKVFYDPELFQRNGAAPKRIQKSLFGVNAIQTKDGAVHQSRKRLFMSLLSPVGVMELGQLARKRFKEASESWERMERVILFDESAEVLCRVACEWAGVPLKDEEARERANDFNAMVDAFGAVGPRHWKGRRARERSEVWITEVIEKVRNGELMAREGSALSEWAAYLDPDGESLDAKMAAIELINILRPIVAISTFIAYSALAIHDHPECRNKLAAHGEQYREWFVQEVRRFYPFGPFLGARARKDFTWKNYHFTEGQLVLLDIYGTNHDYRLWEFPKDFLPERFRDWDGNLYSFIPQGGGDPARGHRCPGEGVTVEVMKVAVDFLVNEIQYEVPEEQDLSYSLVRMPSRPESGFIITNVRKR
- a CDS encoding VOC family protein: MGSQVCVIGIYVPDLNKAVDFYSNTLGFQLNKHYGSKIVTLMHEEIPIVLEESEGAAYTRDTNVSGVVLALRTEDIEETLKLLKEKEVELVVDTPADCPPGRYISFRDPFGNVLEYIQFDTLE
- a CDS encoding DinB family protein, translated to MVSRPEPGEYNPYYAPYIDLIPQGDLVTILERQAEETKILLKGLSERQADFRYGKGKWSIKEVLGHITDTERIMAYRLLVIARGDMVDLPGFDENEYVRQGGFDKIPFSKLLDNFLAVRAATLSLVNMMDSSVWTREGVANGSKVSARALVSIIAGHELHHRKIIMQRYIGSGGFPQW